The genomic region CCGCTCTCCACAGACGCCACACAGGAGGTCGGGGTGATTtaaatgtgtctctgtgtgtcgCAGTAAGTTCCCTTTATTGTGGAAAGCGTTCCCACAGACCTTGCAGGAATGAGAAGGAGTCAGACTCGGCTTTCTGCGTTTGCTCTTGTCGGTCGGCTGGTTGTGGCTCCGAGCGTGTCtcctgaggtcagaggtcgttAGGAAGTCTGCTCCACAGACTTTGCAGGTGAACGCCGTCTGTTCACTGTCGGTCTTCATGTCTTGCTCTGGTGAAATGCTGTGGACGGAGTCTTCAGAGAGCTTTTCTTCTACATGGGTTTGTAGGTGAGTCATCATGTTGCCCTTCTGGCTGAAGCCTTTGCCACAGTGGCGGCAGCTGAACGGTTTCTCACCGGTGTGCAGCCGCGCGTGCGTCTCCTTAGCTCGGATCGAGGGGAACTTTTTGCTGCAGAAGTCGCAGGTCCAGCAGCTGTCGCGATGCGTCTGAAGATGCCGTTTCAGGTCGGCGCTGGACTCCAAATGTTCCCCACACACACCGCACCGACTCGCCTCTTCCTTGGCATGTTTCTCCACATGTTTGATCAAAAAGCCTTTTGTGTCAAAGGATTTCCCACAAACTTTGCAGCTGGGAGATGTTTCTTCTGCTGCAACTgcatcatcctcttcctcctcagctgCCGTGTCATCGTCTGGAAAAGCCGCCTGCTGGTCGAGTCTGGAAGTGGAACCAGATGGTCTTTGGAAAGGCTGATTCCTAACACCAACAGACAGACACagttctgcaaagaaaataaacaacaaattaatttgCTGCTGATAATACTAGCTGCAActgacaataataaaaacacaaaatcttgcatGTCGGTTCAGTTTCTattgtaaatatcttagtaaacttaaaataagacaaaagtaactcacaggtaacttttcagaaagatataagagcttgttttaaaaaataattcattaaaattgatgaaatagtattagttccactggcagattgtttcacttataacttgggaaaaatgaaatcatcatgTAACACACAAATGAAACACACTGTGAttataaatgtgacaaaaatgtgaaaaaattaaattatattaatactTATGCTTTATTAGTGTCAGGTGACTGATTTTCCACTTTATTgcacaaaaaactgaattttatgaTCACATAataagcagtaaaaaaaacatgactaaacaaacaaaaacgcATGAACTTACAACTTActacatacaaaaataaagaagctaaaaaaatattagaaaaactgGTATGATTAGAGATATCTAACCTTAAACAATATAATTGCTTCTATCTTACGTGTTTTTATGACAATGAATGTTATTATTATCTGGTGGCTTATTACTCCTATATTGCCCCCATCCAGGGATAAAACCTTAAATCAATCTGTTAATTTTTTGCATATGGCTGAAAGCTCCACTTGTAGTAGGTGGATCATGTTTTTATGAGTTTAATATGATTTTTCTGGTTGTAATTCACTACAGGTGAGCTCACGGACCTTTTGGCTGCTCTCCGCGGCCTCCTCTCCGCCTCTCTCCCGGCTCCAGAGTCCCTCTTTCTGCCGCTCTGCTCGCTTCGAACGCGGTGAGGATGGAGTCCACGGCCGCTGCGATCCGCTTCATCAGCAGCGCccgcagctcctccagctccgccTGGCCGCGCTCCTCCAGCAGGCCGAGGACCCCCGAGGCTGCGGCCGCCAGCTGCTGCTCCACACAGGCCCTCAGGCTGCCGCTCTCTGGTcgctttttggacatttttaagaggtttttaaacacaacaaaagggCGACATGGAAACAGAACGAAGAACTTCCGGCGCGGGCGTGACGTCATCTCGAGGGCAACAAGGAAACAGTTCAACTGACTGATGAGTTGGCGTATCTACCGAAATAGTACTTTGTTATGTAAGTTCAGCgattcattttaacattttatcttttgtctaaatacggtttttattttttggttgttaTTTGAGTTTAAACACGAAGCTAAAGTGGGTTTGAGATTCGGGAAGTGCCTAAAGGGCtattccacctaatttttcaccACCTTCTCTAATCTACTTTAGTtaacaaactacaaaacattGACACTTCAAACCTGAAATAGATTATTCTCAACTAAtatcagaatatttaaaaccatgtttgtgatttgtgaaacttcaacaTAGGCCGATTTCAGACCCTTTGTTGCATTTGGATCAAACTAGAACTGCTCTAATTCCCAAGCTAAAACTCCTAcactcttcaaacctggactggattattctgctccaATAGCAGAACATATAAAACAATGTATGGGATTTGTGaagcctttttttaatttgagaaaCTTTACTAAAATTCAGATTACTATTCACACTTGTTGCATgcagttttcttctttcaaattcaattctaattcaaaaacactttattaatcccaaagggacaTCAAATATCAATGTAACTCATTGAagcttcaaagagttattgtagatgctgatggctGTTGGATGGGAAGATCttctgcagcagtctgtgttgcactaaatctgaagaagcctctgactgaagataccCTGCCTTCCCAAGACAGTCTTGTGACAGGGGGTTTGCTGAATCAGTGTATAATGGCATCATCAACTCCAACTCCACTGCAATAAACAAACTGCAGGGGGTCTTGATATTTCCTTGTCTGCTTATTCAGGTGGGCTGACAGGAGTCTCTCCAGGACCTTCATGTTGTGGAATGTCAGGGCTACAAGTCGTTGATGACTGATGGgtaatattctgctattagagcagaataatccagtccaggtttgaagcgtcaaggttttgtagttttttaagcTACAGCAGATTAAATATTCTGAAGGTGGTGAAAACTTAGGTGTAATCGccctttaacctttaaccatTTTCCAACTCGGAAGCTGGAATcagaaaccaacttcagcttcattGATCCAGACTttcttagaaaaatattttgttttaatttaatcatgtGAAGAGCGACATACATTTACAAACATCACCTTACTTTTTTTATACTTAAGAATATCCTCTGGTGAATTCGGCATATTATTTAAAGAGGTTGTTTCAAGtaaccaggggtgcccaaagtcggtcctcgagggccaacttgctgcacgttttagttctctccctggtagaaccaacaaccttttcagcatgtcaatgttcttcttaggccttctaatgagccatcattggatccaggtgcgttaaaccagggaaagaactaaaacatgcaggatgccggccctccaggaccgactttgggcccCCCtgtagcactgggagaaggcagaggaactctatcacagattatctgtttcacactgtcacaacattgtgacagttttaacaaatatctaaaagaatattttttttataaatactgACATTAAGACTGATATTGCAGCTTTGTGGATCTTTCTGTGTTTCATGTCTTAAAGTGTCAACTGGGAACAGAACCCTCCGAGGCGTAGCGAtgtctcagcagcagcagcggaaGAAGAGGAATAAGAAGACGGGCGTTCCTGATGGGTGGCTGGACTACTGTCCGGTTGGATCGAGGATCCCAGGAACCAGGTTCATTCCCTTCAAGGTTCCTCTAAAGGCCACCCTGAATTGCCAACTTCCCGCCTCCCAGTCCTTTGATATGTGGGACCTGCTGGACTCGGTGCGACAGCAGAACCAGGAGCTCGGTCTGATCATCGACCTCACCTTTACGACCAGGTACTACTCAGTGTCAGACATCCCGCAGTGCTGCGCCTACATCAAGATCCCCACCGAGGGTCACCACGTTCCAAACGACGGAGTCATCCTGAGCTTCAAGCGCGTGGTGAGGCACTTCCTGAGGCAGAACCAGGACAACAACAGGCTAATCGGAGTCCACTGCACCCACGGGCTGAACCGCACCGGCTACCTGATCTGCAGGTACCTGATCGATGTGGACGGGTTGGACGCCGCGGCAGCTCTGGAGCTCTTCAACTCCAGCAGAGGTTACCACATGGAGAGGAAGAACTACATTAAAGACCTTCAGCGCGCCGCCAAGAGGAGCAACAGAGGCATCGACCAGCCGGAGAGAAACCCGATCATGGGGCTCGCCGTGGGCAAATAACCAGCAATGCTCATAAAGCACGAGGAGAAGGTGGAGAGCAACACCGCGGCACAGCATGTCAAGGCTTCTggtgaaaatgcagaaaatcagTGAGAAACAGACGAGCCAGAAACAAACCAAACGCAGAGCCCGACTTCGCTCCGAGAACAGGGACAAGAAGCCTGCTCATAGGTCAGCGCAGGGTCGCGACCCCGCCTCTTAGACTTAGCTTAAACAAACTTTATCTTCTTTTACAGTTTCTGGGTGATTATTTATTTCCTGcaccagaaacacaaaaatgaatttaaaagctGATAAACGATTCCTGCAGATAACAATGAACATAACTCTGATTCTGGATCAGAGTTATGGTTTAGATCGGATGATTAGTTATTATTTATTCCCATTATTGACAGCTGCACTTATTTACTGCAGCATCACAACTGATCTGATTGTCAATATTAATGATTCTAACTCGTTATTatacaaacaaatctgttttagaagaaaaaataactgtttaaaatttttatttttatgaattgaattttaataaagtttggcacgtgaaaaaacatgttttctctaATTACAATAAACGTTTTAACTGGATTTCTCAGATTGAGGAAGGTTTAAATTCAATAATCTTTGAGCCACTTCAACTGGTACTAAAGTTTTTAATGTGGAACCAAATTTCTGCAtcaaacaattaattaaaactgaTCTCATCTGAGACATAACTgataaaaaacataactttgtGTTTCAGAGTTATGTTCACGATCTCTGGTTCTGAATGGAAACTcctcttaaattaattttaagaggAGAAGTTCAGAAAAGCAAGTCGCCGTCCTTCCATCTCATCTCTGTTTATCGTctttaatcagaaacattttcatgtttaagaCCTGAAGCTTttaggtttttcttcttctctttatgGTCAAACTTTTCCATCAACCACAGATGCTGTTTGGAGGAGGATTAGGgccaatgataaaaaaaaatatgacttttctCACAAGATTAAAGACAGAATTTtggaaaaagtcagaatttctcTGGaacttttttccagaaaaaaaaagtactttttaaaagtagaaaacctAATAAACCAAAGATCAGAatagaaaatccagaagttaAAGTGAAAACCAAGCTGCAGTCGATATGTGTGGAATAAACTGGATTAAAAGCCGGGATTAGAGGTTTAGagtttcctcttcctttttttcagaACTTTCTGACTGTCTGGGTCTTGGTTGTCGCTCCGAGGCCGACCCCGGTTCCTCTTCTTCAGGCCAGTCCGGTTTGGGTTCTCCTCTTTCTGGGCTTCCGGCTCTTTGACGTCAGGGACCTGCTGGAGCCGCCTGGCTCTTCTCTGGGTTCTGCTTCGGTTCTTCAGAACCTTCTTCCTGCTGTGGGTTTGGAGGTGAAGCTTGAGTACGCGAGGGACCTCAAACTGCTCCCCGCACAGACCGCAGACCGGCGTGGGGTCCTGCAGGTGGCCTCTGACGTGCCTGAACAGAAACCTGCGGGCACTGAAGGCGCGACTGCAGGCCTGGCAGCTGAACCCGTCGCCATGGCGACTCGGCTGTTCCCGAGGGGCTGATCCGGGGTCGGGCGAGCCTTTGCTGTAGTCGTCGCTATCTTCGGTTTCCGACGACAACACAACCGGGACGTCCGGGTCCGGGTCCGGCACGGGGTGGACGCCGTCGCGTAGCCTCGCGGACGGCCGGGAGCTGTAGGTGAACTCGATGATCTCCGCCGCGTCCAGAGGGGGGAGAGTCTCCTCGGGTTTGACCTCAACATGGCAGGAAGGCTCAAGAagcaggttctggtccagacGGGTCAGGAGCAGGTCGTCTCTGGGatccagcagctgctgtgtgaagacatctgggaaaaaataaaagtaaatatgagATTCACTTTGAGTTCAGACAGAGCACATCCATGCAAAACTAGGACTGCAACTAAAAACTACTGCAGTAATCGattatcgattattctgatgatcaATTGCATAAAAAGttgacacattctgcagatttttcacttaagcctagtttgtaaaatattaaaaaagaaacattttagtcttttttaaaataagaaaataaacaatttattgcttaaaatgcaataacatttcattcatttattgaactcttgatcatttgtagcaaagaatctgcagataaaaaaatattctaacaaCGTGTGAAAAGCTCAAAGTTTCATGTTTGACTTAATACAATGTAGAGATGATCTGTTGATTAATCTTTGGATTAAGAAATCAATAATTGGAttgcaaatttgtatttttacagtatgttgagttttcatttttaacaaatgacCTTTTTTAAGAGTCTGTATATGacaattaatgattaattgattacaaGATTAGTTGGGGATTATTTCAATACCCGATTAATCACCATTAATCGTTTCAACCTTATAAAAATTGTCCTTCGTGGTGTGTTAAATGTGTGCTTGTCAGTCTCTGTGTGTGAGCGTTCAGCTGCTTGGTTTTAGCATTTGACAGAAGTTGAAAAGAACTCCGAATTTCAGATTTCTGATGCACTTcacaatatttctgttttaactttCCTGGTGCAGACGCTCTACATACAGAGGTGGATAGAGAAGCCAAAAACTGTtctcaaattaaaatacaaagtagtagtactgaaaaaagaaatagagtCGCCAACATCTTTCTGCCTGGTTTTCTGCCTGGTTTTCTAAAGAGGAGCGGCAGGTGGATCAGAAGTGTTTCCCAACAACCGATGCTGTCATCCgggacatgttactgtggaatatcgTCTTAGCTGCCCAGAAATTAagcttcagtcagaggcttcttcagatttgttgcaagactgactgctactgccCACAGCATCTACTGTATGTGAAGATGCTAGAATGACATGGGATTCGACAACATCTAATTTCCTTTTGCGATAAATaaagaacaatttaaataaattttattataaGTTCCTAAAAAAACTttcattcctttttaaaaagtataaattcaAACACCCGCCTCAATTTAGTGTCTTTCAAAGGTACTGAGGAGTACTAACAGCCATTTTACCGGACAACTtgagctccccctgctggtggaAGTCTGTCTGCATCGCAGAAGGTTTCATGTCCCAGAATCCCCTGTGGACTGACAAGTGGAGGCTCACCTGCGGCCGGTGCCTCCATCACGGTCTTGTCCAGGGCGCAGAGCAGCGCGTGTTGGCGGGAGATCACCTGCTGGCTGAGGGCGGCTTCCTCTTCGTACTTCACGATGGTTTCCTCAAAAGCCGCCAAAATCTCCTCGACCGCCGCGTTCAGGCGCTGAGTGACGAACAGACGCAACTTCTGGGACCGAGACATGTCGCCTTCCGGGGGGAAAAGGTTGGAGTAACAGGGCTATTCTGGAGAAAAGCCGCTCCGAATGACCGGCTGCTGCTAACGAGCGCTACGGAAGTAAACAGAAGGACTTCCGGAATTCTTCTTCTTCGCTTCTGCGGCTgcttggatttattttaatcacttttctgccctcttttggtttTACTAAAACCATTTGACCTGAAATAAACCCGAGTGGAGTCTTTCGGCACTATTATAACATGTTTTCTGATACATCGTGATTTATGTTATAAACTGCGCTGTTCgtgttttaaaagctgctgtgacaaaatattttctcttgtgagatcaataaagtatctatatttctgtttctgattaCAGATCAGTATAATAAGCATTATTTTTACAGCATTGTGAAAGTAGCAAATCTAAAattagatttgtttattttctccatcGTATGCTCTGACTTACCTGGTTTGGtattttcatgatttaaaatgtattttaaaaagtgccaaaaataaattaaaccatcaggattaaaaaactgaaattaattataataCATTTTCCTTAACTTTAACCACAAATATCCATCCACccattaaatcttaaaacattaaaaacattttatatagactttaaataaaaatatatatgtagaaaataaaagtctgtaCAATTTGAAAATAGACAATGTTTCAGTATTTGATTTCAGTGGTttagtcctgtttttttttgttgccagtCTTTAAAGTACAGAAATGAAGTTCCTATTTCTACAGTGATCAGTTTTAAAGTCTAAAATCTACAAACACAAGAGACTGATTGTTTTTCCCCAGCCTGATTTTTGTTGCTTGTCTTTGTAAAACCTTTCCAGACTGTTGAGGAACCCAGTTTTTATGAAGTGCTCCATGGTGTATGAACagatcacacaaacacagatgaaCTGCACTCAGTTTAATGATACCAGAATGTGAAAACTAAGATGCAAATAACAAGTGaatggaaaaacattaaactggAACGAAGGTGAAGAGTTTGAGGAAGGACAGATGTTTTCATTCATAAGGATTACTCAGTTTGACCATCTTTTGCCTCATTCTTCACTTCATCTTCTGCCTCATTCTTCTCTTCATTTTCCTCCTCAATCTTCACTTCATCTTCTGCCTCAATCTTCACTTCGTTTTCTGCCTCAGTCTTCACTTCGTTTTCTGCCTCAGTCTTCACTATATCTTCTTCATTCTTTACTTTATCTTCTTCATTCTTCACTTCATCTTCTGCTTcatcattcatttcattttcatcgCAGGCCTCTTCCTCCTGGAGGAAAGAGTGAAACAGATTATAAAACAGATGTGACCAATAAGAATAATAACCAAAGGATCCTCCGTctctcctcacctgtggtgctGCCGCtctcctctctttctccctcttcctcatCTCTGTTTCCACCAGGCTGTAGAAGTCGCTCTCAACCTTGGCGAGGAGCTCCTCGGGGTCGTCGTCTCCGTCCTCTCGCCCCGCCTCGTCCTCTCTGCTCTGTTCGGAGCGACTTCTCTCCTTCAGACGGATCTCCCTCTGACGGGCCTCCAGGATCTTCTCTCGCTTCGTCTCTCTCTCAAACATCTGCAGAATAACgcaggaaaatgttttcagagaatGCTGGTGGATAAAGTTTATTCCAGTgtgaaacaaaatcttaaatgcTTTCCTTAAAAACGCAGGAGttgttttagaatatttttacatggCACTACATTTACTAGTTTATCTTGTTACTAAGTGAAATCTCTGATCaggaaatgctttgtttttcttacagcAGCCATTAGACTCTTCTCGTTCTTCTGCAGGGTGGACAGTCCAGAGGAGATTTGCAGCAGCGCGGCTTCGCCGCTGTGGGAGCCACACGCCAGCACCTGGCCGTTGTCCTGGATACGGAGGCTGTACAGCGGTTTGTCACTAACCTGGAGACAGAGCAAGCGTCACGGTGATTCTGACTCAGCAGAGGAGACGCTGCTGGGAGTTCTGGTGGGATCGGAGCACCTTGACGCTCAGCGTGGGCTCTCTCTGTTTGAACAGGAGGTCCCAGATGTCCAGCACACCCTCCATCTTCACAGTGAAGAAGACAGAAGGTCTCACTGGGCTCCAGCAGGCATCCATCAGGTAGGACATCTGGTACCTGGAGCGCAAAACCCCAGAGGAATAAAACTGAAGACTGGTATttagtagagatgcaccgaacagatattaatatctgtatcggtcacgatattggaaaaaaatctggatCAGTGACAATGTGCCTGATCTATTCTGTCTAATTCtgtgctttgtgctctgagtggcgtcatgtttattatttatttcacattatagAGAATAATTGTACTTTCTGAGCCATTTGACAGAAGATTTAAACTGAGATGCAGTTTATTCTTTCAGttcctttattatttattttacattggctgttattCTCCTAACTGCACTGATTGAGCAAATTAAAgaattgtttttacatatttgaccaaGCTTGGTGCAGAGTTATGAAAtagagttttaattttaaaaaagaaatcttttacGTCAAACCAGCTGTTTCTCTGTATCAGACTGGCATCGTCTgaaactacactgcaaaaacacaaaatcttagcagATATTTTTGAtgtggtttctagtgcaaatatcttagcaaactggaaatgagacaaaactaacttacaagaaccttttaagaaatgattaaaaataattccttaatattgatgaaatagtTTCACTGAGGATTCCTACTTGGTCCACATGATGGAGGACTCCTTGATGTCCTCTGACCAGATGCGGGCCGTCCAGTCCCCAACAGTCAGGAAGTTTTTGGGGAAGAAGGGATTCCTCTGAATGGCGTAGATGGGTCCGTGGTGGCCCTCGTAGGTGCAGACGATCTTCTCGGCTGGAGTCTTCGCCTTCCTGTTGCAGGAGACCACCATGCCTTGCTCTGTGCCCACCATGAACTTCGTTGGCTGAGGGAAACATCAACATGATCAGGATGTTGACATTTAGCTTCCAGCAGACTTACATAaaaaagcactaaaaataagTCAGTCTTGTTTTTTGTAACTTAAGCTCTAAACATCGATTGATTGCTTGTGCAGAGGTggatgtattattattattattattattattattttaatagatGAAAGGGGAGAAAATAAAGGTAAGGTAGTGAAGTCCAGGTTATTTGaaaagcacatttcagaaacaagacAGTTTAATGTGCTTtatgtgataaaaacaaaataaaaaaggtaagaTAGTCAGGTTGTTGACAAATAATAATGTCCTAAAATTATAAGAGACACAATTATTGATGAAATTAACTAAAGGCCGGCCTCAAGCTGAAgatgtttcttcctgttaagaacatattttaaacagGAACTAACTGCGTTCCTACACAGATTTGGAGGAATCTGGGAGAGGCGGCCATGTTTAACTGGCTGAGCTTAAAAACAATCTGTGATAATTGGTTATTATTTGCTGAGATGCATTATTGGCTAAACTGACCTCAAATACAAAGATTGAACTCATTgcatcagattgtagctatGGTAACAACAA from Xiphophorus couchianus chromosome 13, X_couchianus-1.0, whole genome shotgun sequence harbors:
- the LOC114155660 gene encoding gastrula zinc finger protein XlCGF57.1-like, whose amino-acid sequence is MTSRPRRKFFVLFPCRPFVVFKNLLKMSKKRPESGSLRACVEQQLAAAASGVLGLLEERGQAELEELRALLMKRIAAAVDSILTAFEASRAAERGTLEPGERRRGGRGEQPKELCLSVGVRNQPFQRPSGSTSRLDQQAAFPDDDTAAEEEEDDAVAAEETSPSCKVCGKSFDTKGFLIKHVEKHAKEEASRCGVCGEHLESSADLKRHLQTHRDSCWTCDFCSKKFPSIRAKETHARLHTGEKPFSCRHCGKGFSQKGNMMTHLQTHVEEKLSEDSVHSISPEQDMKTDSEQTAFTCKVCGADFLTTSDLRRHARSHNQPTDKSKRRKPSLTPSHSCKVCGNAFHNKGNLLRHTETHLNHPDLLCGVCGERAESSESLQLHIQSHREMNKTCDICGDNFRDMEIHMRTHSGQKPFRCKDCCKDFPRKSSLERHLKLHAGERPYICEFCGKTFIESTVLKRHIKSHTGEKPRIYTCETCDKKFTMSQHLDVHKRIHTGEKPFPCKVCGKTFRQIGNLDSHMRIHTGEKPFICSLCGKTFRQKISLETHERFHKKDKAFVCQVCRKGFVQKIDLKRHMLTHTGEKPFSCHACGKSYQEKRSLESHMKVHAGEQAAKDPVVMSHIKQQEAEVQPQFTQL
- the LOC114155676 gene encoding zinc finger protein 219-like, coding for MSRSQKLRLFVTQRLNAAVEEILAAFEETIVKYEEEAALSQQVISRQHALLCALDKTVMEAPAADVFTQQLLDPRDDLLLTRLDQNLLLEPSCHVEVKPEETLPPLDAAEIIEFTYSSRPSARLRDGVHPVPDPDPDVPVVLSSETEDSDDYSKGSPDPGSAPREQPSRHGDGFSCQACSRAFSARRFLFRHVRGHLQDPTPVCGLCGEQFEVPRVLKLHLQTHSRKKVLKNRSRTQRRARRLQQVPDVKEPEAQKEENPNRTGLKKRNRGRPRSDNQDPDSQKVLKKRKRKL
- the LOC114155675 gene encoding LOW QUALITY PROTEIN: RNA/RNP complex-1-interacting phosphatase-like (The sequence of the model RefSeq protein was modified relative to this genomic sequence to represent the inferred CDS: inserted 2 bases in 1 codon; substituted 1 base at 1 genomic stop codon) encodes the protein MSWRIYRNSTLLLSTGNRTLRGVAMSQQQQRKKRNKKTGVPDGWLDYCPVGSRIPGTRFIPFKVPLKATLNCQLPASQSFDMWDLLDSVRQQNQELGLIIDLTFTTRYYSVSDIPQCCAYIKIPTEGHHVPNDGVILSFKRVVRHFLRQNQDNNRLIGVHCTHGLNRTGYLICRYLIDVDGLDAAAALELFNSSRGYHMERKNYIKDLQRAAKRSNRGIDQPERNPIMGLAVGKXPAMLIKHEEKVESNTAAQHVKASGENAENQXEKQTSQKQTKRRARLRSENRDKKPAHRSAQGRDPAS
- the LOC114155658 gene encoding dynein intermediate chain 3, ciliary is translated as MEITYVYTKFRREFGRPGLFSDRAETVMVDIQPNPNLISNFVVKTPRDQATQACVDMCEHPVNTERFESNNSGVNHMEGAWPKDINPRDLEQTVRFKKKIEKEENYVNSLVHLGYVMDHCIRQNNTIDIYQEHFKEDTMEKVPELPTAKTMCVFRDPNKVKRTITGLSWHPDGGRKLAAAYCSLDFQKSPPDMSFDSYIWDLENPNYPEMALKPESPLVCLDYNPKDPHTLVGGSYSGQIAFWDTRRGSQPVEYSSLEHNHRDPVYKIIWLQSKTGTDAFSASTDGQILWWDVRKLSEPTERLVLDPSREGNLDRALGAISLEFEPTMPTKFMVGTEQGMVVSCNRKAKTPAEKIVCTYEGHHGPIYAIQRNPFFPKNFLTVGDWTARIWSEDIKESSIMWTKYQMSYLMDACWSPVRPSVFFTVKMEGVLDIWDLLFKQREPTLSVKVSDKPLYSLRIQDNGQVLACGSHSGEAALLQISSGLSTLQKNEKSLMAAMFERETKREKILEARQREIRLKERSRSEQSREDEAGREDGDDDPEELLAKVESDFYSLVETEMRKREKERRAAAPQEEEACDENEMNDEAEDEVKNEEDKVKNEEDIVKTEAENEVKTEAENEVKIEAEDEVKIEEENEEKNEAEDEVKNEAKDGQTE